In the Anaerostipes caccae L1-92 genome, AAGGTGGAGAAATGATATGAAAAAACTATTAGGTGTTACAGGATGCCCAACCGGGATCGCCCACACTTACATGGCTGAGGAAGCTTTGAAAGAAGCTGCCGAAAAGCTGGGTGCCGAAATGAAGGTTGAGACAAACGGAGCTGTCGGTGTGGAGAATGAACTGACTGCTGAAGACATTGCAGAATGTGACGGAATTATCGTAGCTTGTGATAAAAATGTAGATATGGACCGTTTTAACGGTAAACCGGTCATCGAAGTGCCGGTTGCAGACGGAATCAGCAAGGCAGAAGAATTAGTACAGAAAATGCTTAATGGAAATGTTGCCGTAAGAGGCGGACAGGTAAAAGCAGAGGGTACAGAAACAAAAGCAGAAGAAGGAAAAGATTCCATCGGACATCAGATTTATAAGCACCTGATGAATGGTGTATCCCATATGCTTCCGTTTGTTGTAGCCGGCGGTGTCCTGACAGCAATCTCTTTCTTATGGGGTATTTATTCTTTCGATCCGAGCTCAGATCAGTACAATGTAATCGCTGCGACGATCAAGACAGTCGGCGGTACTTCTATGGGAATGATGGTTCCTGTGCTGGCGGCATTTATCGCTCAGTCCATCGGTGACCGCCCTGGTATGATCGCAGGTTTTGTAGGCGGTATGATCGCCAATAATACCGGTTCAGGATTTATCGGAGCCATTATCGCAGGTTTCGTTGCAGGATATTTTTGTAAATTTGTTGTAAATGCATTAAAAGGACTGCCTAGACAGTTTGAAGGTTTAAAATCTATTTTCTTTATACCAATCATTACAGTGGCGGTTGTAGGTATTCTGATGCAGGTTACTGCTGGGCCGGTTTCAGGCATCAACAAGGGAATGATGGACTTCCTG is a window encoding:
- a CDS encoding PTS fructose transporter subunit IIC, which codes for MKKLLGVTGCPTGIAHTYMAEEALKEAAEKLGAEMKVETNGAVGVENELTAEDIAECDGIIVACDKNVDMDRFNGKPVIEVPVADGISKAEELVQKMLNGNVAVRGGQVKAEGTETKAEEGKDSIGHQIYKHLMNGVSHMLPFVVAGGVLTAISFLWGIYSFDPSSDQYNVIAATIKTVGGTSMGMMVPVLAAFIAQSIGDRPGMIAGFVGGMIANNTGSGFIGAIIAGFVAGYFCKFVVNALKGLPRQFEGLKSIFFIPIITVAVVGILMQVTAGPVSGINKGMMDFLAGLQNSSPIILGLAVGCMSAFDMGGPVNKAAYVTGTTLLAQGNFYFMAGVSAACITPPLIIALAATFAPKKFTKADRAAGLVNYVLGCTHITEGAIPFAAKDPVRVLPILMVGSSISAILSYVMKVQVPAPHGGFLILPLVHPAVTWVLCILAGSVVGAVLYVLTAKDVEQK